A section of the Lepus europaeus isolate LE1 chromosome 10, mLepTim1.pri, whole genome shotgun sequence genome encodes:
- the LOC133767707 gene encoding olfactory receptor 6C74 isoform X2 yields the protein MGNHTRLTALILAGLTDDPEWKGALFAFLLLTCLLSVTGNLTIIILTLVDTHLKTPMYFFLRNFAFLEISYTTTCIPKLLAVMATGDKAISYNSCVTQVFFAFLLGASEFYLLAAMSCDRYVAICKPLRYTTLMSSQVCTALVLGCWVAGFLVIFPPLLLGLDLDFCGSNVVDHFYCDTTPLLQLSCTDTRTLERMGFASALVTLLVTLAVVVVSYVCIAQTILKIPSTSQRKKAFSTCSSHVIVLSLSCGSCIFMYVKPSMKQRVSVAKGISVLNTSVAPLLNPFIYTLRNQQVKIAFINVMHRVVSLARK from the coding sequence ATGGGAAACCACACAAGACTGACAGCGCTCATCCTGGCAGGTTTGACTGACGACCCAGAGTGGAAAGGCGCCCTCTTCGCCTTCCTTCTTCTCACCTGTCTGCTAAGCGTCACGGGCAACCTGACCATCATCATCCTCACGCTGGTGGACACTCATCTGAAGACGCCCATGTATTTTTTCCTTCGGAACTTTGCTTTCTTAGAAATTTCCTACACTACGACGTGCATCCCCAAACTGCTCGCTGTGATGGCCACCGGGGACAAGGCCATTTCCTATAACAGCTGTGTCACCCAGGTGTTCTTCGCCTTCCTGCTGGGAGCGTCGGAGTTCTACCTGCTGGCGGCCATGTCCTGCGACCGCTACGTGGCCATCTGCAAGCCGCTGCGCTACACCACCCTCATGAGCAGCCAAGTCTGCACGGCGCTTGTCCTCGGCTGCTGGGTCGCTGGCTTCCTCGTCATCTTCCCACCGCTGCTCCTAGGACTGGATCTTGACTTCTGCGGCTCCAACGTGGTTGACCATTTCTACTGCGACACCACTCCCCTCCTGCAGCTCTCCTGCACAGACACGCGGACCCTGGAGAGGATGGGGTTCGCCTCGGCTCTGGTGACTCTCTTGGTCACGCTGGCCGTGGTGGTGGTGTCATACGTTTGTATCGCCCAGACAATTCTAAAAATCCCTTCAACCAGTCAGCGGAAGAAGGCATTTTCCACGTGCTCCTCGCACGTGATTGTCCTATCCCTGTCCTGTGGCAGTTGCATCTTCATGTATGTCAAACCATCCATGAAACAGCGGGTCTCTGTTGCAAAGGGGATTTCAGTGCTCAATACCTCAGTCGCTCCACTTTTGAACCCTTTCATCTACACGTTACGCAATCAGCAGGTGAAAATTGCCTTCATTAATGTGATGCATAGGGTTGTCTCCCTGGCAAGAAAATGA